A single region of the Chrysoperla carnea chromosome 5, inChrCarn1.1, whole genome shotgun sequence genome encodes:
- the LOC123300604 gene encoding protein single-minded: MATILTSERAHRYERCGKSIHQQRHNYNTLLSTNNNNSSHHSHHHQQHINNNNNNNNNNNNNNNHIKNSNTNNSATTLAMKEKSKNAARSRREKENTEFLELGKLLPLPTATTSQLDKASVIRLTTSYLKLRKVFPDGLGTAWGATSPAAGPREAVIKEPGTHLLQAIDGFVFVVAPDGKIMYISEPVAVHLGLSQIELTGNSIYDYIHPSDHDEMMAVLSCAVPPLGPPLSSLADGLTGAIGGAAGGPPIAHHRPDLHRFEYESERTFFLRMKCVLAKRNAGLTTQGYKVIHCSGYLKVKQLPIETVSQYGEPPGTPCFQNIGLVAVGHSLPPSAITEIKLHTNMFMFRASLDLRLIFLDARVGQLTGYEPQDLIEKTLYHYIHGCDIMHMRFAHHQLLVKGQVTTKYFRFLSKGGGWVWMQSYATIVHNSRSSRPHCIVSINYVLSDLEAKDLILSCEQGAPRQPNDNLPTQHPSPERHSPISPNNHHTPPSSHHIPTSSHKYARAAAVTSHTNRTTTLNTAVPSIITPLPASIAPQTTIQQHQSPSSTAAVINAVNAVDDDFSDSNGGGLQTTYQTNDYQYLSNFHVDPHDNNYYQDINFYGYSDPELTHLTSTTNQQHRPFSSSSSSCSSSNESDHLIHLQQNFNNPYCIEQSTTTTTNQQNNFNINCFNSQLLTSQNDIVYNQSSVAQPQQQQQQQHEQPSYHNISTNNTNSVGGKQIHLLDDQFLNKTIHNLSAHNNMQPHLQQHNHHHNHHIHNLEHSSAGYTSVIVDTQQYQMNHEFVH, encoded by the exons AGCGAGCCCATCGCTACGAACGTTGCGGCAAATCAATACATCAACAACGTCACAATTATAATACGTTACTTAGTaccaacaataataattcatcaCATCATTCTCACCATCATCAACAacatattaataacaataataacaataacaataataataataacaataataatcatattaaaaattctaatacAAATAATAGTGCAACAACATTGGCCATGAAGGAGAAATCAAAGAATGCGGCGCGTAGTCGCCGTGAAAAAGAGAATACGGAATTTTTAGAATTAGGAAAATTATTACCATTACCAACAGCAACCACATCACAATTGGATAAAGCAAGTGTTATACGATTAACaacaagttatttaaaattgcgtAAAGTATTTCCAGATG gttTGGGTACAGCCTGGGGAGCAACATCACCAGCGGCTGGACCACGAGAAGCTGTAATCAAGGAACCTGGTACACATTTATTACAAGCAATTGATGGTTTTGTATTTGTTGTTGCGCCCGATGGTAAAATCATGTACATATCAGAACCTGTAGCAGTACACTTGGGATTATCACAg atTGAATTGACAGGAAACAGTATATACGATTATATACATCCTTCGGATCATGATGAAATGATGGCTGTATTAAGTTGTGCAGTACCACCATTAGGACCCCCATTAAGTAGTTTAGCTGATGGTTTAACGGGTGCTATCGGTGGTGCTGCTGGTGGTCCACCCATAGCACACCATCGTCCAGATTTACATCGTTTTGAATATGAGAGTGAACGAACATTCTTTTTACGAATGAAATGTGTACTAGCTAAGCGTAATGCAGGCCTTACGACACAAGGGTACAAA GTAATTCACTGTTCAgggtatttaaaagtgaaacaaTTACCAATTGAAACTGTTTCACAATATGGCGAGCCTCCTGGGACACCATGTTTTCAGAATATTGGTCTGGTTGCTGTGGGACATAGTTTACCACCGTCAGCAATAAcagaaattaaattacatacaaaTATGTTTATGTTTCGTGCTAGTTTAGATttacgattaatttttttagatgctAG agtGGGACAATTAACTGGTTATGAACCACaagatttaattgaaaaaactcTATACCATTATATACATGGCTGTGATATTATGCATATGAGATTCGCTCACCATCAAT TGTTAGTTAAAGGACaagtaacaacaaaatattttcgatttttaagtaAGGGCGGTGGTTGGGTATGGATGCAAAGTTATGCAACAATTGTGCATAATTCAAGATCATCACGACCTCATTGTATTGTTtctattaattatgttttaag tgACTTAGAAGCCAAAGATTTAATATTAAGCTGCGAACAGGGTGCACCACGTCAACCAAACGATAATTTACCAACACAACATCCCAGTCCCGAACGACATTCTCCAATAAGTCCGAACAACCATCATACTCCACCTTCATCACATCACATACCCACATCCAGTCATAAATATGCACGAGCTGCAGCCGTTACATCGCACACGAATCGAACAACAACACTAAATACAGCAGTTCCATCAATAATAACTCCTTTACCCGCTTCAATTGCACCGCAAACAACGATACAACAGCATCAATCACCAAGTAGTACAGCTGCTGTCATTAATGCCGTCAATGCTGTGGATGATGATTTTAGTGATTCAAATGGTGGTGGCTtacaaacaacatatcaaaCAAACGATTATCAATACTTATCAAATTTCCATGTTGATCCacatgataataattattatcaagatataaatttttatggataCTCCGATCCAGAATTAACACATTTAACATCAACCACAAATCAACAACATCGTCCATTTAGTTCTTCGTCAAGTAGTTGTAGTTCATCAAATGAAAGTGATCATTTAATACATTTACAACAGAATTTTAATAATCCATATTGTATTGAacaatcaacaacaacaacaacaaatcaacaaaataattttaatattaattgttttaacagTCAACTGTTAACATCACAAAATGACATTGTGTATAATCAATCGTCGGTTGCACAAccgcaacaacaacaacaacaacaacatgaGCAACCGTCATAtcataatatttcaacaaataatacaaatagtGTTGGTGGtaaacaaattcatttattagatgatcaatttttaaataaaactatacatAATTTAAGTGCACATAATAATATGCAACCGCATTTACAGCAACATAATCATCATCATAATCATCATATACATAATTTAGAACATTCTAGTGCCGGTTATACAAGTGTTATTGTCGATACGCAACAATATCAAATGAATCATGAGTTTGTACATTAG